Proteins from a single region of Corylus avellana chromosome ca11, CavTom2PMs-1.0:
- the LOC132165776 gene encoding uncharacterized protein LOC132165776 codes for MRKYPKWHGVHDLKEKVEIHVGQLFANPSKFKEALQLYAVQNCFDYTYMHNDKQRVSAYSNRYIDSFRDQPNWKASALKEAVRRDYNVELTLLACHRAKRMALKLLAGSDDGQYKLTRAYCNALRQWNPSSSTYIQRNGLFFKRMYVSLDACKRGFLAGCRPMICVDACFMKGQHGGQLHAAIARDGNNDIFPIAYVLCETESRGTWTWFLNSLLEDIGNPREHTWSFMSNKQKGLMEAIEYLMPDVEHRLCVRHLHANFKNKGYKGKAYKDALWGAARVINENQFKYYMSVIKGIDTAANEYIANVNPKMWSRHAFRETSCSDILLNNTAETFNAWVLEARDQPILTCMEMIRRQLMNRISQKRNGAATSTNIICPKIVKKLDRNKSDARNYISHWSNDLTFEVDHRNEARRVVNLKSRTCGCCRWQKNGIPCPHACCAIYQNRETPEKYVSDCYLMDTYKKSYAYSIEPMPNPKDWAINNDDEVTLPPLPKKQRGRLKKLGHNARSCTRPQNPNRKIYPKKVKKPQLNIDTEGGTSQTMHPIDIPQSTATASGQSRRLRHHSQWGNTNLIHSQHNSGQHNRECNWNVVGM; via the exons atgagaaagtatCCGAAATGGCATGGAGTGCATGATCTGAAAGAGAAGGTTGAAATACATGTGGGACAATTATTTGCAAACCCATCTAAGTTTAAAGAGGCACTACAGTTGTATGCAGTACAGAATTGCTTCGATTATACATACATGCATAACGACAAACAGCGTGTTTCAGCCTATT CAAACCGATACATCGATAGCTTCAGAGATCAACCAAATTGGAAGGCTAGTGCTTTGAAAGAGGCGGTTCGAAGGGATTACAATGTGGAGCTAACTTTGCTTGCTTGCCACCGTGCCAAACGAATGGCATTGAAGTTATTAGCCGGATCAGATGATGGGCAATACAAACTTACGAGAGCATATTGTAATGCACTACGTCAGTGGAATCCCAGTAGCTCAACTTACATACAAAGAAATGGGCTATTCTTCAAAAGGATGTACGTTTCCTTAGATGCTTGTAAGCGGGGTTTCTTGGCTGGATGTAGGCCGATGATATGTGTGGATGCCTGCTTTATGAAAGGTCAGCATGGTGGGCAGCTACATGCTGCCATTGCACGGGATGGGAATAATGACATCTTCCCAATAGCATATGTTTTATGCGAGACTGAAAGTAGAGGCACATGGACATGGTTTTTGAACAGTTTGTTGGAGGATATTGGGAATCCAAGGGAGCACACGTGGTCATTTATGTCGAACAAACAAAAG GGGCTGATGGAAGCCATAGAGTACCTGATGCCTGATGTGGAACACAGGCTATGTGTTCGACATTTGCATGCAAACTTCAAGAACAAGGGTTACAAGGGCAAAGCGTACAAGGATGCATTGTGGGGTGCAGCTCGAGtaataaatgaaaatcaattCAAGTACTACATGTCAGTGATAAAAGGAATAGATACTGCAGCCAATGAATACATTGCCAATGTGAACCCAAAGATGTGGTCAAGGCATGCTTTTAGGGAGACCAGTTGCAGTGACATACTTCTGAACAATACAGCTGAAACTTTCAACGCATGGGTACTTGAAGCTAGAGATCAGCCCATTCTTACTTGCATGGAGATGATAAGGCGGCAACTGATGAATCGGATTagccaaaaaagaaatggtgCTGCAACATCAACCAATATTATTTGCCCTAAGATTGTGAAAAAATTAGACAGGAACAAGTCAGATGCTAGGAATTACATCTCCCACTGGAGTAACGACTTGACATTTGAGGTTGACCACAGAAATGAAGCTAGGAGGGTTGTCAATTTGAAATCAAGAACCTGTGGATGTTGTAGGTGGCAAAAGAATGGGATTCCATGCCCTCATGCTTGCTGTGCAATTTACCAAAATAGGGAAACTCCAGAAAAGTATGTAAGTGACTGCTACTTAATGGATACGTATAAGAAGTCATATGCATATAGCATCGAGCCGATGCCTAACCCTAAAGATTGGGCTATTAACAATGATGACGAAGTCACACTGCCACCTTTACCCAAAAAACAACGAGGTAGGCTGAAGAAG CTGGGCCACAACGCTAGGAGTTGCACCCGACCACAGAATCCAAATAGGAAGATATACCCAAAGAAGGTTAAGAAGCCACAACTGAACATTGACACTGAG GGAGGTACCTCACAAACAATGCATCCAATTGACATACCCCAATCAACTGCCACCGCAAGTGGACAAAGTAGAAG gctaaggcatcacagCCAGTGGGGCAACACCAACCTCATCCACAGTCAACACAATTCAGGGCAACACAATAGGGAATGCAATTGGAATGTAGTTGGAATGTGA